The Collinsella aerofaciens genomic sequence TTGGAGCCACCACTGAGCAGGCCGTCAGCACCTTCAGGCTCGACAGCGGCCTTGCTGCCGGTCATGCCGTCGATATCCCCTGTTGGAGCGCCCTTGTAGACGCTTCGTATAAGCTGGGCGACCGCACCCTCTATCTGCGCATGCCCAATTTCCATGGCGCCGATGTGCAGGCCCTGCAGCGCGCTCTCAACGTTTTGGGCTTTGCCTGTGGCGAAGACGACGGCTACTTTGGTCCGCATACCGAGGCCGCCCTGCAGCAGTTCCAGGAAAATGTCGGCCTGTTTGCCGACGGCATGGCCTTCCAGGACACCTACGCCTACATCAACCGCCTGCACCATGTGTGGGAGGGCAAGCCCTCGGTCACCGAAGCCGAGTCCCGCATCGGTTTTGCTCGCGCCGCCAACGTGCTCGAGCGCTTCCAGATTGCCGTTATCGGCGAGGACCCCATCGCACGCAGCGTTGCGTCGCGCATGTGGAATATCGCCACGGCAACGACCGACAACAGCGGCATGATGCTCTGTGACTCCGAGGTCCCAACCGACGTTGACCTGGTGCTCGAAATCGCAAGCGACGAGCTGCCCGCCGACGCCGCACCGCGCGCCACGATTGCCCTCGCCGAGTGCCACAACCTGGCCCAGCGCATCCGCACCGCCAATGTCGCCGCGCAGCAGAAGCCGGCTCGCATTCGCATTGAGCTCACGGGCATGACGCGCTACAACGGCACTTTCACGGCCAGCGACGCGCAGACACTCGCCGTACGCCTGCTCGATGGCG encodes the following:
- a CDS encoding peptidoglycan-binding protein, with amino-acid sequence MEPITTGMQGAAVEDVQSRLLQLGYTIDAAEVTDKYFGATTEQAVSTFRLDSGLAAGHAVDIPCWSALVDASYKLGDRTLYLRMPNFHGADVQALQRALNVLGFACGEDDGYFGPHTEAALQQFQENVGLFADGMAFQDTYAYINRLHHVWEGKPSVTEAESRIGFARAANVLERFQIAVIGEDPIARSVASRMWNIATATTDNSGMMLCDSEVPTDVDLVLEIASDELPADAAPRATIALAECHNLAQRIRTANVAAQQKPARIRIELTGMTRYNGTFTASDAQTLAVRLLDGVCDALAD